The following are from one region of the Calditrichota bacterium genome:
- a CDS encoding response regulator, with translation MTVTPRVLVVDDDEGFRDLISSVLISDGCDVQAAESGPVALGVMPLFQPHIVLLDVIMPEMSGLETLRQIRKLDSSVKVVMVSGWHDLGVVKEAVELGAAEFLNKPFDAGQLKSFVRREVAEMTG, from the coding sequence ATGACCGTTACCCCTCGGGTCCTCGTGGTTGACGACGATGAGGGCTTTCGGGATCTGATTTCGAGCGTCCTTATCAGTGATGGCTGCGACGTTCAGGCGGCTGAAAGCGGTCCGGTCGCGCTCGGTGTGATGCCGCTTTTTCAACCGCACATCGTCCTGCTCGATGTCATTATGCCCGAAATGAGCGGCCTTGAGACACTTCGGCAAATCCGAAAACTCGACTCTTCAGTAAAGGTCGTCATGGTGAGCGGCTGGCATGACCTCGGCGTAGTCAAGGAAGCAGTTGAATTGGGGGCTGCGGAGTTCCTCAACAAGCCGTTCGATGCCGGTCAGTTGAAGAGTTTTGTCCGCCGTGAGGTGGCTGAGATGACTGGATAA